Proteins co-encoded in one Astatotilapia calliptera chromosome 18, fAstCal1.2, whole genome shotgun sequence genomic window:
- the LOC113010345 gene encoding uncharacterized protein LOC113010345, which translates to MVKNALTRKPGGEEILEEYNAENSLSHRTRRQLVNILASDMTERHGRIPSRKQKEKYALGIITLFPSLKDPFSPNGYEHFYDGVKGTGYVAWRLKTMSRSTTKRPVKEVPVHQEQGPKRRRLATTLPQQLDGDACKEAISFLVHSPDEASVFQKMKMTFQHRQDLVHDPQRTADVFKTFPRFLDVKGLVNQDFLLLFGAETATKLLEKWDMSFKPKVIKEAKQLTQSTDLCRLIKAAEKPTESDVNDWDSDMASLLLLLQLLPPTAG; encoded by the exons ATGGTTAAAAATGCCTTGACTAGGAAACCTGGTGGAGAGGAAATTCTTGAAGAATACAATGCCGAAAATTCACTGAGCCACCGCACCCGGCGGCAGCTTGTTAACATATTGGCAAGTGATATGACTGAGAGACATGG CAGAATTCCCTCCCGTAAGCAAAAGGAGAAATATGCCCTTGGAATAATTACACTCTTTCCCTCATTGAAGGATCCATTTTCTCCAAACGGCTAT GAGCATTTCTACGACGGAGTGAAAGGCACTGGATATGTAGCGTGGCGCCTCAAAACCATGTCCAGGTCTACAACCAAACGGCCAGTGAAGGAAGTCCCAGTGCATCAAGAACAAGGGCCTAAGCGCAGAAGATTAGCAACCACATTGCCTCAGCAACTTGATGGAGATGCCTGCAAGGAGGCCATCTCATTTCTTGTTCACTCTCCTGATGAAGCAAGTGTATTTCAGAAGATGAAAATGACGTTCCAACATCGCCAGGATCTGGTGCATGATCCACAAAGAACTGCAGATGTCTTCAAAACATTTCCACGCTTTTTGGATGTCAAAGGACTA GTCAATCAAgacttcctgctgctgtttggtGCTGAAACAGCCACCAAGTTGCTTGAGAAGTGGGACATGTCATTCAAGCCAAAGGTTATTAAAGAAGCCAAACAGCTGACTCAGTCAACTGACCTGTGTCGTTTGATAAAAGCTGCTGAGAAACCAACAGAGAGTGATGTAAATG ACTGGGACAGTGACATGGCCTCTCTGCTGCTACTCCTTCAACTTTTGCCACCCACAGCTGGATGA